A window from Ureaplasma parvum serovar 3 str. ATCC 27815 encodes these proteins:
- the secG gene encoding preprotein translocase subunit SecG, whose translation MALTIVLILFSVLALIIGLLLSRTSPSGGLSSLNGQDLEIFKKTKDRGWIKGLQVFMFLLTIVMILIIIFYRVS comes from the coding sequence ATGGCATTAACAATTGTTTTAATCTTGTTTAGTGTTCTAGCTTTAATAATAGGTTTATTATTATCAAGAACTTCACCATCTGGTGGATTGTCAAGTTTAAATGGACAAGATCTAGAAATTTTTAAAAAAACAAAAGACCGTGGTTGAATTAAAGGTTTACAAGTCTTTATGTTTTTATTAACAATTGTTATGATTTTAATAATAATTTTTTATAGAGTGAGCTAG
- the smpB gene encoding SsrA-binding protein SmpB, which translates to MIVSNKHARRNYELLDFFECGIVLKGTEVKSISRANCSINEAYVQIIKNQALILNMHVANFFEGNNFNQDPYRNRKLLLHKKEIIRLQHLVKTQHMTIVPTKIYWKNNKLKIEIALGKGKQLHDKREDIKKRDLARETRLF; encoded by the coding sequence ATGATTGTATCAAATAAACACGCACGTCGAAATTATGAATTACTAGATTTTTTTGAATGTGGAATCGTTTTAAAAGGAACTGAAGTTAAATCTATTTCACGTGCTAATTGCTCAATTAATGAAGCTTATGTCCAAATAATTAAAAATCAAGCTTTAATTTTAAATATGCATGTTGCAAATTTTTTTGAGGGTAATAACTTTAATCAAGATCCATACCGGAATCGAAAACTATTATTACACAAAAAAGAAATTATTAGACTTCAACATTTAGTGAAAACACAACATATGACAATTGTGCCAACCAAAATTTATTGGAAAAATAATAAACTAAAGATAGAGATTGCTTTAGGAAAAGGTAAACAGCTTCATGATAAACGTGAGGATATAAAAAAAAGAGATTTAGCGCGTGAAACGCGTTTATTTTAA
- a CDS encoding ABC transporter ATP-binding protein, with protein sequence MSQQLQTNKPVSKLYLIYYYFKDFKKVFIGLSIAIIFWLSTTIAATFLLQETVDKYAIANGIVDTVVKMCAGLIGIYFFSFIFLLIINEFAIRISFKIESHLSMMVINRIRYLPMKYFDINKSGEIFTKTLSDPTSVQDGIVNFYIELNKAIFGAIGFGTALLITSPYIALIGIVIYVLVMLFNILIFKKSHQLMRIKRQNFGEMNGYIEEMIYGQNVVANFNEQVFFIKKLDNMIKKLYKNWIKAQYSSQIIFPWSIFSMRLMNAVLIVSYLLISIKGIHLPGLINNIDPTTNIISFGGLVSISLFGNFFCDNFSQLSNTIPIFIVARTSLAKIDEIVKTPNEINWNEKLIIDASQGIEVRFENVNFNYLKNTPTLKNINFVAKRNQRIAIIGPTGAGKTTITNLINKFYDINNGFIYFNDVDITNKSRESVREHISIVLQDPFLFSESIYENIKKGKMNATKEEIIAAAKKAQVHDLILSFPKDYATVIDEKQNLSQGQKQLITIARAIISDAKIIILDEATSSVDTQTEHKLQLAINNLLKGRTSFIIAHRLSTIINSDLILVIKDGEIIAQGNHDYLIKNSPFYQELYYANFNE encoded by the coding sequence ATGAGCCAACAACTACAAACCAATAAACCTGTAAGTAAACTTTATTTAATTTATTATTATTTTAAGGATTTTAAAAAAGTATTTATTGGTTTGTCAATTGCCATTATTTTTTGATTATCAACAACTATTGCAGCAACTTTTTTATTACAAGAAACGGTTGATAAATATGCTATTGCTAATGGTATTGTTGATACAGTAGTTAAAATGTGTGCAGGATTGATAGGAATTTATTTTTTCTCATTTATATTTTTACTAATTATCAACGAATTTGCCATTCGAATATCTTTTAAGATTGAATCCCATTTATCAATGATGGTGATTAATCGTATTCGTTATTTACCAATGAAGTATTTTGATATTAATAAAAGCGGAGAAATTTTTACTAAAACACTAAGTGATCCAACAAGTGTACAAGATGGAATTGTTAATTTTTATATTGAGTTAAATAAAGCTATATTTGGCGCAATTGGTTTTGGAACTGCTTTATTAATAACAAGTCCTTATATTGCTTTAATTGGAATTGTCATTTATGTTCTAGTAATGCTATTTAATATTTTGATATTTAAAAAATCCCATCAATTAATGCGCATAAAACGGCAAAATTTTGGTGAAATGAACGGATATATTGAAGAAATGATTTATGGGCAAAACGTTGTAGCTAATTTTAATGAACAAGTTTTTTTCATAAAAAAATTAGATAATATGATTAAAAAATTATATAAAAATTGAATTAAAGCTCAATATAGTTCTCAAATTATTTTTCCTTGAAGTATCTTTTCTATGCGATTAATGAATGCCGTTTTAATTGTGTCTTATTTATTAATTTCTATTAAAGGAATTCATTTGCCAGGGCTTATAAATAATATTGATCCAACAACGAATATTATTTCTTTTGGTGGTTTAGTTAGTATTTCATTATTTGGTAATTTCTTTTGTGATAATTTTAGTCAATTATCAAATACTATTCCTATTTTTATCGTTGCTAGAACATCACTTGCTAAAATTGATGAAATTGTTAAAACTCCTAATGAGATAAATTGAAATGAAAAATTAATAATTGATGCCTCCCAAGGCATTGAAGTGCGTTTTGAAAATGTTAATTTTAATTATTTAAAAAATACACCTACCTTAAAAAATATTAATTTTGTTGCCAAAAGGAACCAAAGAATTGCTATTATTGGACCCACAGGTGCTGGAAAAACAACAATTACTAACTTAATTAATAAATTTTATGATATTAATAATGGCTTTATTTATTTTAACGATGTTGACATTACAAATAAATCCCGTGAAAGTGTACGTGAACATATTTCTATTGTTTTACAAGATCCTTTTTTATTTAGTGAAAGTATTTATGAGAATATCAAAAAAGGTAAAATGAATGCAACAAAAGAAGAAATTATTGCAGCAGCTAAAAAAGCTCAAGTTCATGATTTGATCCTTTCATTTCCAAAAGATTATGCTACAGTTATTGATGAAAAACAAAACTTATCACAAGGTCAAAAACAATTAATAACTATCGCTCGTGCTATTATTTCTGATGCGAAAATTATTATTTTAGACGAAGCAACAAGCTCTGTGGATACGCAAACCGAACATAAATTACAATTAGCAATTAATAATTTACTAAAAGGACGAACATCATTTATTATTGCCCATCGATTATCAACAATTATTAACTCTGATTTAATTCTTGTAATTAAAGATGGTGAAATTATTGCACAAGGGAATCATGATTATTTGATTAAGAATTCGCCTTTTTATCAAGAACTTTACTATGCAAATTTTAATGAATAA
- a CDS encoding ABC transporter ATP-binding protein, with amino-acid sequence MKSVWKILLIKHKFLFFFILFLNLVQVLLVIGSPLLLSILNNGNYASTTADAFIYGGVLIAMAIGWAIFSIFTNYISTVFQIIVESRLQKKIFEKTMFLTYADKQKFNQSILLTTSIKDVEELSKTIIFLTRPVIMGIFYFIGAIILLFIISGNLWQIPLTVVLMALSTIIIFMIISKFNAKNWNKMRVANDELAKVSLENVSGVKVIRSFLLDAFFLTKLDFKWKDNVSKSIIANRISKVSIAIVTFIIYVITPVILIIGICTNSMKATNILSIMQSTNLLVLGIALIGFGSEQYFRSIVSIKRINDLIFYKNQIVYNGTKEINNNNIEFKNVSFRYHNSKKWAVKNISFSIKDTDRVGIIGTTGAGKTTLIKLLMHQLEPNSGEIFIDNIPLKDIKKTSLQAAFSLNEQVPLLFYGTIRDNVLFGLEDIDENKINEVIEIAQAKDFIESKNEKLESLIAQRAQNLSGGQKQRLAMARALLRDARTLVLDDSTSALDMITEKKFLTALKQQIKFKNSIIIAQRINNILDCDKIIVMDKGKIVGIGNNETLLKTCAVYKNIYQHQINKGAEYEPTTTNQ; translated from the coding sequence ATGAAAAGTGTTTGAAAGATTTTGTTAATAAAACATAAATTTTTATTTTTCTTTATTTTATTTTTAAATTTAGTACAAGTTTTATTAGTAATTGGTTCTCCTCTTTTATTATCAATTCTTAATAATGGTAATTATGCATCAACAACCGCTGACGCTTTTATTTATGGCGGTGTGTTAATCGCCATGGCTATAGGATGAGCAATATTTTCTATTTTTACAAATTACATTTCAACCGTTTTTCAAATTATTGTTGAAAGTCGTTTACAAAAGAAAATTTTTGAAAAAACAATGTTCTTAACATATGCAGATAAACAAAAATTTAATCAATCAATTTTATTAACAACTTCAATAAAAGACGTCGAAGAACTTTCAAAAACAATTATCTTTTTAACACGACCTGTAATTATGGGAATTTTTTATTTCATTGGAGCAATTATATTATTATTCATTATTAGTGGTAATTTATGACAAATCCCTTTAACTGTAGTTTTGATGGCTTTATCAACAATTATTATTTTTATGATTATTTCAAAATTTAATGCTAAAAATTGAAATAAAATGCGTGTTGCTAATGATGAATTAGCAAAAGTGTCATTAGAAAATGTTAGTGGAGTAAAAGTTATTCGTTCTTTCTTATTAGATGCATTTTTTTTAACAAAATTAGATTTTAAATGAAAAGATAATGTTTCTAAATCTATTATTGCCAATCGAATTAGTAAAGTAAGCATAGCTATTGTTACTTTTATCATTTATGTTATTACTCCGGTTATTTTAATTATTGGAATTTGTACTAATTCTATGAAAGCAACAAACATTTTATCAATCATGCAATCAACTAATTTATTAGTTTTAGGAATTGCGTTAATTGGTTTTGGAAGCGAACAGTATTTTAGATCTATAGTAAGTATTAAAAGAATTAATGATTTAATTTTTTATAAAAATCAAATTGTTTATAATGGTACAAAAGAAATTAATAACAATAATATTGAATTCAAAAATGTAAGTTTTAGGTATCATAATTCAAAAAAATGAGCAGTAAAAAATATTTCTTTTTCAATTAAAGACACTGATCGCGTAGGAATCATTGGAACCACAGGTGCTGGAAAAACGACATTAATTAAATTACTGATGCATCAATTAGAACCAAATAGCGGAGAAATATTTATTGATAATATTCCTTTAAAAGATATTAAAAAAACAAGTTTGCAAGCTGCTTTTAGCCTTAATGAACAAGTCCCTTTGCTTTTTTATGGAACTATCCGTGATAACGTATTATTTGGTTTAGAGGATATTGATGAAAACAAAATCAACGAAGTTATTGAAATTGCACAAGCTAAGGATTTTATTGAATCTAAGAATGAAAAATTAGAATCTCTAATAGCACAAAGGGCTCAAAATCTATCTGGAGGACAAAAACAACGTCTAGCAATGGCACGTGCATTGTTGCGCGACGCAAGAACTTTAGTGCTAGATGATTCAACTAGCGCATTAGACATGATCACTGAAAAAAAGTTTTTAACTGCACTAAAACAACAAATTAAATTTAAGAATTCGATTATTATTGCTCAAAGAATTAATAATATTTTAGACTGTGACAAAATTATTGTAATGGATAAAGGTAAGATTGTTGGAATTGGTAATAATGAGACATTACTTAAAACTTGTGCAGTTTATAAAAATATCTATCAACATCAAATAAATAAAGGAGCAGAATATGAGCCAACAACTACAAACCAATAA
- the rnr gene encoding ribonuclease R, with protein sequence MSDFTKQTITEVISKEERPIPAAILAKKVLEKIPTLNKTDVYKLIDLLIQENTIKKLENNRLVIGYLDYEFDHEIKQGIITINSKGDGFIKEDNTEIEYYVNKKYLNGALKKDSVKFVKLKKEPKNNLQDAAVIEIVGHAKDHYVGQFITLPNGGYYIFVDDPLFYLNINLKDTTGLVNGHKILFKIISQTTKDAIAELVHIIGHKNDVGSDVLSIVYDNGIDPTFDPQVVDLASKLEFYVDEHQNKIRRSIIDREIISIDPVGSKDIDDAVYVKKLNDQRYFLGISIADVSFYVQPNTILDADAFKRGTSTYLVDRVIPMLPHNISNNICSLNEGEFRMCITCDMVIDKDGKICWKDVYPAIMKNYRQMSYDEVNDFYEGKSRFESATLTMKEMLLEAKELHHILRNKKIKDGYVDFDIKEPKIILDETGVPIDIKIYERKTAQMMVEDFMIAANEAVTMFAEEHMDKTLKEFNLEMPFIYRVHDKPSIINLQKFEIEAKKLSFNISHDFENIQPNTISNWLKMNDNHVNLPLISKLLLRSMAKASYEIINTGHFGLASDNYTHFTSPIRRYPDLIVHRLLWMFIFDSQSYTDKQRVELVNKLKLITEESNKNEIIAVKTERDVNAAKFAEYMNLHIGKEFIGVVTTVSSFGVFVELENTIEGLIRIKNLKDDFYDFIPENMTLVGQKRKKIITVGNKVRVRVIEANKLTRKIDFELVAQ encoded by the coding sequence ATGAGTGATTTTACGAAACAAACTATTACCGAAGTAATTTCTAAGGAAGAGCGCCCAATACCCGCTGCTATTCTTGCTAAAAAAGTGTTAGAAAAAATACCCACTTTAAATAAAACTGATGTTTATAAACTAATTGATTTATTAATTCAAGAAAATACTATTAAAAAATTAGAAAATAATCGATTGGTTATTGGTTATCTAGATTATGAATTTGATCACGAGATCAAACAAGGAATAATTACTATCAATTCAAAAGGTGATGGCTTCATTAAAGAAGATAATACTGAAATTGAATATTACGTCAACAAAAAATATTTAAATGGGGCTTTAAAAAAAGATTCAGTTAAATTTGTAAAGTTAAAAAAAGAACCTAAAAACAACCTGCAAGATGCTGCTGTAATTGAAATTGTTGGGCATGCTAAAGACCATTATGTTGGTCAATTTATAACTCTTCCTAATGGTGGTTATTACATTTTTGTTGACGATCCTTTATTTTACTTAAATATAAATTTAAAAGATACTACCGGTTTAGTTAATGGTCACAAAATTCTTTTTAAAATTATTTCGCAAACAACAAAAGATGCTATTGCAGAATTAGTTCATATCATAGGTCATAAAAACGATGTTGGTTCTGATGTTTTATCAATCGTTTATGATAATGGTATTGATCCAACTTTTGATCCACAAGTTGTTGATTTGGCTTCAAAATTAGAATTTTATGTTGATGAACATCAAAACAAAATTCGACGTTCAATAATTGATCGTGAAATTATTTCTATTGATCCTGTTGGTTCTAAAGATATTGATGATGCTGTTTATGTTAAAAAATTAAATGATCAACGTTACTTTTTAGGTATTTCTATTGCTGATGTTAGTTTTTATGTACAACCTAACACCATTCTTGATGCTGATGCTTTTAAAAGGGGAACATCAACATATTTAGTTGATCGTGTTATTCCAATGCTTCCGCATAATATTTCTAATAATATTTGTTCATTAAACGAAGGTGAGTTTCGCATGTGTATAACATGTGATATGGTAATTGACAAAGATGGAAAAATATGTTGAAAAGATGTTTATCCTGCTATCATGAAAAATTATCGTCAAATGTCATATGATGAAGTTAATGATTTTTATGAAGGAAAATCACGTTTTGAATCAGCAACATTAACTATGAAAGAAATGTTATTAGAAGCTAAAGAATTGCACCATATTTTAAGAAATAAAAAAATTAAAGATGGTTATGTTGATTTTGATATTAAAGAACCAAAAATTATTTTAGATGAAACTGGTGTCCCTATTGATATTAAAATTTACGAACGTAAAACTGCTCAAATGATGGTTGAAGATTTTATGATTGCAGCTAATGAGGCTGTAACTATGTTTGCTGAAGAACACATGGATAAAACACTAAAAGAATTTAATTTAGAAATGCCTTTTATCTATCGTGTTCATGATAAACCATCAATTATTAACTTACAAAAATTTGAAATTGAGGCAAAAAAATTGAGTTTCAATATCTCACATGATTTTGAGAACATTCAACCTAACACTATTTCAAATTGACTAAAAATGAATGATAATCATGTTAACTTACCATTAATTAGTAAATTATTATTAAGATCAATGGCTAAAGCTTCTTATGAAATTATTAATACGGGACATTTTGGTTTAGCATCTGATAACTATACACACTTTACATCACCAATACGGCGTTATCCAGATTTAATTGTACACCGTTTATTATGAATGTTTATTTTTGATTCTCAAAGTTATACAGATAAACAACGAGTAGAATTAGTAAATAAACTGAAGTTAATTACTGAAGAATCAAATAAAAATGAAATTATAGCAGTTAAGACTGAACGTGATGTTAATGCTGCTAAATTTGCTGAATATATGAATTTACATATTGGTAAAGAATTTATTGGTGTGGTAACAACAGTTTCTAGTTTTGGTGTTTTTGTTGAACTCGAAAATACGATTGAAGGTTTAATTAGAATTAAAAATTTAAAAGATGATTTTTATGATTTTATTCCTGAAAACATGACTTTAGTTGGTCAAAAAAGAAAGAAAATTATTACTGTTGGCAATAAAGTTCGTGTACGTGTTATTGAAGCTAACAAACTTACAAGAAAAATTGATTTTGAACTAGTTGCACAATAA
- a CDS encoding MnuA family membrane nuclease, with protein MFGFIAIGTVLTSAIIPFLVTCAKEKKIKQEVIKPKQISNLNLEAKNIDIVLKNNVFNKETAKFTLDFDINKELNLQMVAVFDVFDKKNNWLKTIKTAKTNLVDKKFVFDSLDENVKYLLKQIDFYDPKAPNQIIYTKNNQTFSFDTKMDDSIARTVELIIISGFNGFVDEQIVPDYNKQTTYLKAPGLIRLLNEVNKIKKERGANNVAVVMGGNNYYENNISSLTRAQYTTAALKFLNPVATSIANTDLNWGYDLIDEKTKHFKEYVKALYGNDGILSVNSYLKDGDKNIQMTNNSKIINFGGFKLGLIGAMSNLINFESNLNLTKNIQWFSNEQTANLINDEADKLKDQGVKNIVLLSSFLADKAKENDTLTNDEKSFYKEASRMSKLIDNNVNLMSVINPYKALNVIANNKNNQPLNVVQSKPNSGFVRYMITLNPYNRILKTEIKLVDKLSTSGDNAGYHYITQQDLLNPQKNPDFNQNLITLNNFLNNYKDHEYEQLREKILIKNDKKVNLYSSTYSLSSLGAFISDILAKYYQAPFYNKQTHTFEFKQTQAILLAPHAIRSLVSAKPIKLENLNQILPFNDTLVSGEISVKNLKEFLINKNKSQNYNEPYQFSNTLKIEYENLQETKTKKKSRKKQSEQSYSDNEKKDGLILSHQKRVIKVFLKNSDGTYTELNDNQKIIVSVMNSILKFNKKFSEALLNKTYADQTNIRDLLRTYLPKETQIDQKYDQSVFSKNDARFYKKKETDQNKSLIYNHINESINNKQADHLRIGHWNVLHQTGLNDPKNYALAKTILFNKYDIIGLTEIWPAENNNQEQNNLPLIGIIKYLNQLSGSDDYDFLISDNLKGSENDKLATNEHTSTERIGIIYNKKKVKPIPFANNKIGYIYSNPLQPGKYEKAETDYSRPPFAIKFASIGQIKNDFTLVFGHLDSPGTYPSNTEYQKKEHLLKRTELVNKKVISTNQMINKYEQGSREVDDAERLVKVMEEIKKIDNNKDDDYFFLGDTNIRLHNQQWVFRTLIQNGYSSVFSDNDLFKSSLSVNPGEFSNPYDKIFSQVNGLTISNPSIYNLWNVYEDQIVDQEWLKKVRSLYPNEYHDKLFYIRNDISDHAPTFFDLGLNKNDTK; from the coding sequence ATGTTTGGTTTTATTGCTATTGGAACTGTTTTAACTAGTGCAATAATTCCTTTTTTAGTTACATGCGCAAAAGAGAAAAAAATAAAGCAAGAAGTTATAAAACCAAAACAAATAAGTAATTTAAATCTTGAAGCTAAAAATATTGATATTGTTTTAAAAAATAATGTCTTCAATAAAGAAACAGCAAAATTTACATTGGATTTTGACATAAATAAAGAGTTAAATTTACAAATGGTTGCTGTTTTTGATGTTTTTGATAAAAAAAATAACTGATTAAAAACAATTAAAACAGCTAAAACAAATTTAGTGGATAAAAAATTTGTTTTTGACAGTTTAGATGAGAATGTTAAATATCTACTAAAACAAATTGATTTTTACGATCCAAAAGCGCCTAATCAAATTATTTATACAAAAAACAATCAGACATTTAGTTTTGATACTAAAATGGATGATAGCATCGCTAGAACTGTTGAACTAATTATTATTAGTGGGTTTAATGGTTTTGTTGATGAACAAATTGTTCCAGATTATAATAAACAAACTACATATTTAAAAGCACCCGGGTTAATTCGATTATTAAATGAAGTTAATAAAATTAAAAAAGAACGAGGTGCGAATAATGTTGCTGTAGTTATGGGTGGAAATAATTATTATGAAAATAATATATCTTCATTAACTAGAGCTCAATATACAACAGCCGCATTAAAGTTTTTAAATCCAGTAGCTACTAGCATCGCTAATACTGATTTAAATTGGGGTTATGATTTAATTGACGAAAAAACAAAGCATTTTAAAGAATACGTCAAAGCTTTATATGGTAATGATGGTATTTTATCTGTTAACTCTTATCTAAAAGATGGTGATAAAAACATACAAATGACTAATAATTCAAAAATTATTAACTTTGGTGGTTTTAAATTAGGATTAATTGGAGCAATGAGTAATTTAATTAATTTTGAATCTAATCTTAATTTAACAAAAAATATTCAATGATTTAGTAATGAACAAACAGCTAATTTGATTAATGATGAGGCCGATAAGCTTAAGGATCAAGGTGTTAAAAATATTGTTTTATTATCAAGTTTTTTAGCAGATAAAGCAAAGGAAAATGACACTTTAACTAATGATGAAAAATCTTTTTATAAAGAAGCATCACGAATGAGTAAATTAATAGATAATAATGTCAATTTAATGAGTGTTATTAATCCTTATAAAGCACTTAATGTAATTGCTAATAATAAAAATAATCAACCTTTGAATGTTGTTCAATCAAAACCTAATAGTGGTTTTGTACGATATATGATCACACTAAATCCTTATAACCGTATTTTAAAAACAGAAATTAAGCTTGTTGATAAACTGTCAACAAGCGGTGATAATGCAGGATATCATTATATAACTCAACAAGATTTATTAAATCCACAAAAAAATCCTGATTTCAATCAAAATTTGATTACATTAAATAATTTTCTTAATAATTATAAAGATCATGAATACGAGCAATTAAGAGAAAAAATACTGATTAAAAATGATAAAAAAGTCAATTTATATTCTTCAACATATTCACTTAGTTCCTTAGGAGCGTTTATAAGTGATATATTAGCAAAATACTATCAAGCTCCTTTTTATAATAAACAAACACATACTTTTGAATTTAAACAAACACAAGCTATCCTATTAGCTCCTCATGCTATTCGTTCTTTGGTTTCTGCTAAACCTATTAAACTAGAAAATTTAAATCAAATTTTACCTTTTAATGATACGTTAGTATCAGGTGAAATTAGTGTTAAAAATCTTAAAGAATTTTTAATTAACAAGAATAAATCTCAAAATTACAACGAACCATATCAATTTAGTAATACGCTAAAAATTGAATATGAAAACTTACAAGAAACAAAAACAAAGAAAAAATCAAGAAAAAAACAATCAGAACAAAGTTATAGTGATAATGAAAAAAAAGATGGTCTAATTTTAAGTCATCAAAAAAGAGTTATTAAAGTCTTTTTGAAAAATTCAGATGGTACGTATACAGAATTAAATGATAATCAAAAAATTATAGTAAGTGTTATGAATTCGATCTTAAAATTTAATAAAAAATTTAGTGAGGCTCTTTTAAATAAAACATACGCTGACCAAACTAATATTCGTGATTTGCTAAGAACATACTTACCAAAAGAAACACAAATCGATCAAAAATATGATCAAAGTGTGTTTAGTAAAAATGATGCTCGTTTTTATAAAAAAAAAGAAACAGACCAAAATAAATCACTTATTTACAATCATATTAATGAAAGTATTAATAATAAACAAGCCGATCATTTAAGAATTGGGCACTGAAATGTTCTACATCAGACTGGATTAAATGATCCTAAGAACTATGCTTTAGCTAAAACAATTTTATTTAATAAATACGATATTATTGGATTAACAGAAATTTGGCCTGCAGAAAATAACAATCAGGAACAAAACAATTTACCGTTGATAGGAATCATTAAGTATTTAAATCAGTTAAGTGGCTCAGATGATTATGATTTTTTAATTAGTGATAATCTTAAAGGTAGTGAAAATGATAAATTAGCAACAAACGAACATACAAGTACTGAACGAATTGGGATAATTTATAATAAGAAAAAAGTTAAACCTATTCCGTTTGCAAATAATAAAATCGGTTATATTTATTCAAATCCATTACAACCTGGCAAATATGAAAAAGCAGAAACTGATTATTCACGTCCACCATTTGCTATTAAATTTGCTTCAATTGGTCAAATTAAAAATGATTTTACATTGGTTTTCGGTCATCTTGATAGTCCTGGAACTTATCCATCAAATACAGAATATCAAAAGAAAGAGCATCTACTAAAACGTACAGAATTAGTTAATAAAAAAGTAATTTCAACGAACCAAATGATTAATAAATATGAACAAGGAAGTCGTGAAGTGGACGATGCTGAACGATTAGTCAAAGTTATGGAAGAAATTAAAAAAATTGATAACAATAAGGATGATGATTATTTCTTTTTAGGTGATACTAATATTCGTTTACATAATCAACAATGAGTTTTTAGAACTTTAATTCAAAATGGTTATAGTAGTGTTTTTAGCGATAATGACTTATTTAAATCATCATTAAGTGTAAATCCTGGTGAATTTTCAAACCCTTATGATAAAATTTTTTCTCAAGTTAATGGTTTAACTATTTCTAATCCAAGTATTTATAATTTATGAAATGTATATGAAGATCAAATTGTTGATCAAGAATGGTTAAAAAAAGTGCGTAGTTTATACCCTAATGAATATCATGATAAATTATTTTATATTCGTAACGATATTTCTGATCATGCACCTACATTCTTTGATTTAGGTTTAAATAAAAACGACACTAAATAA